ACGAAATTCCAAGAAAAAACTCAAAGTTCTAACCAACAAATTATCCAAGTTTTCTCTAAATAACTTTTCAGGCTTGGCTAGTGAAGTTGCCCTTTCTAAGCTCCAACAATTGCTGCTCTCTATGTATATCAGCAGCAAGTTTAGAGTTTATCCACTTCAGCTGCCTCACCTCATCTTCAGCTTCTATATAGTCTAGAGGTACATCAGATTCTCCAGTAATTAATGGAAACTTCACCTCTACATCTTCCCTACAGCCAGACAAGTTTCATTGAtgattagataaaaaaaaaatcacaactcAATCATCTGATTATAGTAATATATTTCGATGGAGAAGAATGCAGAGAGGAACAATAAATGGCCATAGGACAAGTTGTCAAATGCGGAGAAAATAAGTCAATTAAAACCTCTATTTATTTGGAAATTATGCTAGAGTGCACCTCTatcttctgttttcttttttcatagGTCTTTTACATGTTTCTGGCTATATTTAATGAATAAACTTGATTCAAGTTATTAAAATCAAGGAATTAACTTTTCTTGAAAAAAAAGCCATCAGGAAGGAGTAAAAAAAGACAGAGAATCATGTAAATAAAGCATGCATTAAAAAAGATAGAAGTTAATTTGCACTGACCTGCTACCAAGAGCAAATATACCACTTTTCTTAATCATCCCACCATCTAATGACAAGGCTCCATCAGTAATGCATGGGAGAGCTAATAGCATTTCATCCCGGGTTTTATATACTTGTAGGCGAGAAAAAAGGCCATAAAACAGTGTCTCTCTAAGACCGTACCCACTGGCAGTCACGAAAGATAGTTTGTTTGATTCCAAATGGAGCATGTTCACTGCATAATCAATAAACCCATCCGGGCGCTCTCCATTAGGTAATGTTGGTTTTGGAAGATGCAGCTTGTTTTGCGGGTCGCCGGCTACAAAACCTCCAACATATGGtctgaaataaaaataagtgcaaagtgctttaaaaattataatcaaAGAGCTTCAGTTTCCTTCTAAATTGTATATGAACCTATAATGCTGAGTTTTTCACATGTCTTATGAAGCGagtgatataaaaaaaatcccTGCAAAGGCCCACAAATTTATCCCTAAATAAAGGTCTTTTGTGTATCTCTCTCTACATGATTCTATTGTGTGAAAAACTTACATAATGCACATATCAAACTTGCCTTAAATCTTCAAGACATATGACAACAAATCGGCCGTTTATTTTTCTTCCAATTGAAGCTCCAATTCCATGCAAACCAACATTGGAGTTTATCATGCCTTCTTGATCATACTTCTCTAATGCATTAACACCTTCATAAGTACTGCAGACGATTGCAAGCATAGTCTCCAAACCCAAATACTCAGAAAGGATCCTGTATTTAGACACAATGGTCAGTTTTTTTAATAGTGGCGAATTTTTCATGACTATGCTAGTATAAAACTAGGGagaaataaactagaaaaaatTGGAGTATGCTAGACAAGTTTAAAGATTTACACTAGCACTAATGTATTTGGAAACTTCACAGGTTATGTTACATAAGTGGTACGCAATTTTGCACGATGTATTTAATGGTTACATTAAAAGAACTATTATTCATATTCCAAGATCCGGAAAATGATATGAAACTATAGGAATTATTGGCCACATCAAGATTGTAGCCAAATGGCCAAACGGATGTGAAATTTGggcaaaaaaaataatattcacCTGCTAAGATCCTCACTCTCAACCTTGGCAAGGGTTGCCACAACACCGACAGCATCCTTTGCAAGTGCTAAATTTGATGTCTGAGCATTAGCTTTTAACCAACAAAATATGCCAGCAGCCGAGCTCTCTTTCTTCAATATCTGTTCCATTGTTTCCTCTTCAGTATGAGAGGAACCATTTTTACTCTCTGACAAAATTACAGTAGCTGAATGGTACCTTCCAAGACTCACTAAAAAAGCTCATCAGCCATAATGTTGAAGTAACTTACAGAGGAAATACTTAGATAAACTGGATCTCAACTCATGAGTAATGATTCGACGCTGTACTAATTTGTGTCTGGTTAATCATAAATTCTAATCACTCCCATGAGGTAAAAACAAGTAAAAAAGTTATTTCTGGACATACCTTGTAAATCAAGTACAGATTCAGTTAAGTGGTTTGATTTATAAGTAAGGAACGTAATGTTATTTTCATGCTGCTTGATCTTATTCTTAAAGCTTTTGTCATCCTCGTTTAGATTCATCTGAAAAATGACAAACATTAAACATTTAAGGTTAGAAGGACTAATGTCTAAAACAATAATgttgaaaataataatttgaaCAAAATGTATGTCCCTGTTACAATATTTAAGTTCTGCACTAATATGAAGAGCTTGTTTGCCTAAAACCAAAAAGCGAAGCCGTCCCAAGGTAAAAATCAAAAAGGAGCTCAATGCTTAATTTTCAGTTTAGAGTGTGAAATGACAGGACTCAGGGACAGAACTAGGTGCTAATAAAATGGGATAGCCGCTTCCCTGAAGAGAAAACACTTCCTTAATATTGCTGTATTCAAGTGTTATATTCACcccatttaatattttatactGTGTCTTCAAATAGGGATTGCTAATTTTGCTGATTGTATTAAATGTTGCGCCCCCCCTCCCAATTCCAATTTTTCTGGTTCCGCCCCACGGAGAACTATTGGGACGGATGAGGTGGGACATGAGGAATTACCGCACAACAGGTCAACCGGAAGCGGAGATATGGAAAGGATATTCgagaaggaaaaagaatctGACATGTGGTGAGGGATCCAAAGATGAGTGAGTTAGAATGCAGGGGCAATGAAAAGAGAACTCATGAGGAGAAAGGGCGGGTGCGAGACGGTAGTATAGGAAAGAGAAGGGGTGTGTGGAGAATCATTGCGAACTTTTTGACTTCAGCTTGGGCAAGGGAGTGAGGATATCCTCTTGTGTATTTTCCGTTTTCTTTCAATTGATAACCTATTACATTCTGATTGCATAGAGATAATGCAGTCTAAACACTACTCTTCTCATCAGTCTCTATCAGCAAACAAAAGAGACAAAAATATAGCCTTGAAGTCATGAACAACATATAACTGAACCACTTGTTAATTTCTGAAATGAACACATCCAGTTATGCAAGGGAAATATAAGTATTCAATCAGCTCATGAAATGTAGGTACCGGAACATCAGTGTTATCAAGTAGCGGCCTAGTGCCGCTATAGCATAGAAGATTTTTAGCTAATCACGATGCCGCTATTGCTCACTATAGTGCGCTATTCGCTGCTAATTAGCGgccgaaatagcggatttttggctcaccgcgatcgcgatttgacaacactgcGGAACATATCGAAATGCACTGTAAACAAACGTGGTATTCAATTATACTGTATGCAAAGACTCCTGCTCATAACTAGCACACTTACACAAAAAATTGTTTTCCTACAATCCCTTATTCACACAGCAacttgaaaacaaaataaaaaatctcaAATGCTTCCACCAATCTTTGGGGCACAAATTGGGTCTCCTACAATCCCTGATTCCCATAGcaacttgaaaattttgaatttgtAGAAATTGGTTGCACCCTAAATTTTATGGATACCCTAAATTAATGTGTTGAGAtatgaaggaaagaaaaaagaggAAGAGAATAGAGCTCACCTTTGCGAAATGTAAGTCAGCGATGATTCACACTTTCcgttctcttctcttcttacAAAATCAAAGTCTTCATATTTTTGTATAACAGCAATCTTTGTTTTACTGGAACAGACAAGCCACTGCATGCGGTGGCAGTTCCGTAATTTTAAATAACTTCTCAGACAAAATCGAGAAACCCtttattattttgtttcattttcGGTGCATGTTACTAGGCATTTCCTCTGGTACAAGCAAAAAAATTATGGGTCAAGTACAGGAGTG
This is a stretch of genomic DNA from Lotus japonicus ecotype B-129 chromosome 1, LjGifu_v1.2. It encodes these proteins:
- the LOC130731406 gene encoding protein DEFECTIVE IN MERISTEM SILENCING 3-like yields the protein MNLNEDDKSFKNKIKQHENNITFLTYKSNHLTESVLDLQVSLGRYHSATVILSESKNGSSHTEEETMEQILKKESSAAGIFCWLKANAQTSNLALAKDAVGVVATLAKVESEDLSRILSEYLGLETMLAIVCSTYEGVNALEKYDQEGMINSNVGLHGIGASIGRKINGRFVVICLEDLRPYVGGFVAGDPQNKLHLPKPTLPNGERPDGFIDYAVNMLHLESNKLSFVTASGYGLRETLFYGLFSRLQVYKTRDEMLLALPCITDGALSLDGGMIKKSGIFALGSREDVEVKFPLITGESDVPLDYIEAEDEVRQLKWINSKLAADIHREQQLLELRKGNFTSQA